In Camelina sativa cultivar DH55 chromosome 13, Cs, whole genome shotgun sequence, the genomic window atatgcATAAGCATACTTACTCGTTACGACTtgaataatagtatatataaactGAGGTCTGCACCTAGATATGAGTTTTGGAGCTACATACATTGATTCTCACgttgcttttttaaaaagaagaacataaTAATAGTAACAATCCAAcgtattataaaataatgataagCCTACTGTATATGTCCAACATATTTTAGCTAGAATAGTGTCAGAATCTACTCTAGGGTTTCAATAGAATCTATTCTAGGGCTTCAATAAAGTCCTCAAGCAGACATTTAGTCGGGAttagtttctcatatatatacgtatattttTGACcagtttttatgttttgtttataagaTTTATACTTATATgatctatattatataaaatataatagctTTGATAGTAAGGGATAACCTTTGCgacaaaaaaattgagtttcttTAAtacagttttacaaaaaaaaaaaattatataaaatatatagagttcaaaataataaatccaaTTTGAGcagtttatatttctttttcaaaaaaaaaaattgagcagTTTATACTTATAATGCATGTGTGTGGTGAAGCAGTGGGCTCATTTCCCTCACATACACTTTGGTCTCATGGCGGATCATCCACCCACGAAGAAGGCAAACGTGCGCCAACAACAGGTTACTACTTTTAAGTATATGTATAATCAGGTGATCGATATGGATAGAATTAGTTAGCTGTATTATaatacttttttctaaaaatgaaTTTAGGAAGGAGAGGATGGGATGATGGGATCAAGAGAAGGGTTCTACGGGTCAGCTGCGAATGTTGGGGTGACCAATAACTAGCTAGCCGAGGACTTTAATTCCGATCCCTACGCAATTTCCAAATCTTACGATCATTTTATAAGCTTCAATGTGGTTAATTTTCACTAGCTCAAAACATAActttattatgatgatgatgatgatgatgatattgataTTTGATCGATCAGGAGACATTTTTCGTATTTTTTCTTCTCGgaactaaattatatattcgCATTGGAATGATGAAAAAGGAACCCTTCCAATTTTCAAATGGCCCGTGTAACACGGGCAGTACTGAGTatgttgtagtagtagtagtagttagGCTTTACCATACATTTGTTATATGATTGTTCTTTATTTCTTATCAAATTCGTAGTTGATTACTAGTGTATTATtattgggaagaagaagaactactactgtatatatcaaataaataatcaaagaaAACCCAAAGCGAAAAAGAAAACTAGATtcagacccgcacgtacgtgcgggattGCTTTCCAAAACTAAGTTTATTGTTTAGTGAAACtgtaattttaaagaataaaactgtaatttttttaataattcgtTTATCGATAACTAAGACGAGTAAAAAATGTGTCGTGAATGTGGTATAGTAACTGtaattgtattaattaatattagtaAACAATATCTTATAATTTGTAATGACAAATCTATACAATATTTAAAGCCTACGATAATTTTAGATGACCCATcattactgaagagtcttcatGTATTGTTAGACTGTTTTATCTCCAGCCCATAATAAGGTGTTTAAGTACTTCCATAAGTTTTTATAgtgttatataatttaaattaatttgttcataaaaagaattatacaacgtaatcaatttcaatttttagtttttatttaatctggttttgggttttatatcGGGTAttaattcttgttttataaATCCATTTTTCTTGGAAATAATCAATGTATCCAAAGTCAGATCGATAGCTTCGATCCACGCCCATCGTTGATCAAGTTAAGTAAATTTTCATATTGTCTGGTTTTCTAGGagatgtaaattagatttaaAAAACTTGATAGTCTGATCACAACCCCGAAATCTAAATCGAAACCTCGTCATcctgattatataattttcttcatacttaataaatacttaaatatatatcttgaaaataatacTCTACACTTTCATCATTCAACTTCTAACTCTAGAGAAATTTCTTATTAAATATGTGGTTAACCTGTTTTAGAAAAATCTCAAGAAATTTTAGTTCCCAACATAGATTTTGTTATGAAAGATCATATAATGTTTGCcgaaataaataaagatttaaagAATGTATAAAGTTACATGACTGCCTCTCGCAAATCATATAAATGTCACACATAATCTTACACAAATTGGTTTCATGTAAGAGGCATAATCCACCATTAATCATCACTGACGCCTTGACTAGTAGTTATTTATAAGCGAGAATAAACTAAAGCAATAGAAAGTAAGTGTTCTATTCATATTGCAATAGTTAAAAAAATGCATATCTAAGTAATGTAAGAGACTCGAGTCCATAAATTGCttatatgttttgaaaaacTTCTTTGAACACCATATTCAtagtttgtttttgtggtttccCATTTTTACCAAAGATTAGCACCTTAGCCACTATTTGAAAGTCACTCTTGATATAACAACATAGAGCTGTCTATGTGAAAAACATTGCAATTTCATACAATCACAATGTACATTATTAGGATTAATCGTAATCAtctatgtttttaaaaaatataagtacATAGATAAAAGATTTATATTTACGAATATAAGCTCACTTCGACATGTGCTAAGATCACTTCTAAGGTTTATCCAATGAAACTCGTGTACTGTCGCCATGAGTGAACAATCCGCACTTAATCTTTATAGTCGTCTTGAATGGCTTAATGTTAGCAAAGCTAGTGATTCCATTATTTTGCAGCCTTTTTTTTCCTAGAATATATTAAATGAGTATCGAGTATATTATTGTAAGCTACATTGTTTTCGACGAcccatatatttatagttgaaGACCTAGGTATTTGGAATATACCTAGCATATATTTTGCGAGTAAATGATTATATGGGGATATGGTAAGTAGCAAAGATTTCGcgtaattttcttttgttagtttagGTAACATTTGAAACGATATTGTTggtaatttttaaagtttggtaTGGTTCTTTACATTGTGtcgttattttatttaattttatatatttaggaaagctttaattttaaatgattttggtaGATGATTCcctttattgattttgtaataaattggAGATATGCAAATTGGTAATTCGCTTGATTATAGGGACATAAGTATTATATGTTTCTCATTATTGTTGCTATTCGTAGAAATTATAGGAATTCAtagttaatatttgttatttaaagaATGCTGTTTTGAAATATTGTATTTAATGTAAGTAGGCCACTAAATGGTCGCATATTGGATATCGATGTTATGGGCCGCTCgtttatcattttatatatcttatttatgCGCCACATGTTTTTCtactatatgatatatatttgtttggtgACGGGAATAAGTAATCTTATTCGGaaccacaaaacacaatccgaactaacaaaaacagagtgacGATAAGATCAGCGTGTTTTGACTAATAAAATTACTTTAATAACCATGTTGTTTTCTAtgcttttattatattttcaagggtattttatgtcatattttgtcaattttattaCTACAGACCAAAAAATGATTccctttttaatagtatagatagaaaaaaaaagaaaaaagaaaatgcatacgAAGACCGGAAGACGGGCCACAAATAAAGTGACAAAGACTGATGGAACTTCGTATTGGGCTTGATGAAACCCAAAAGAAGTTTATTTCTGTTGGGCCTATTTCAGTCATAAACATGACGAGCGAGCGATGTTCAGACgacaggaaaagaaaaaaaaaaaaaaaaaaaattaaaaggaagCTAATTTACCATTTTTGGAGCTCCGtcgtatatctttttttttttaatactcatTTCCTTGATCAAAACTTGTATTAAGGAGGTATTCAGATTTTGTAAATtgaacaaaccctaaaaaaagaaaaaaaaagtgatagaGAAAGGCGAAAAGGGGGAGAGAGAGCATCATGACAACCGGAGATCTCATCAATATCCATCCAACAGAGCTCAAATTCCCTTGTAAGTTTcggtttttttgattttggaatttccgATTTCcgttgaaaaatatatatatttattaattgtaTTGTATGGTTTGGTTTGGAATTGGGTTGGGGTTTGGGGGGGGTGAAGTCGAGTTGAAGAAGCAGAGTTCGTGTTCGATGCAATTGACCAACAAGACTACTCAATGTGTCGCTTTTAAggtcctttttctttctttctttctttcttacacTCAGAGATAGATTAGAATTAGATAGAGAGATCTTTGCTTTGgtttttattcatgttttattttgatagatagatagatagatagatacactaattataataaataaaaaaaacaggtaAAAACAACGAGTCCTCGCAAGTACTGTGTCCGTCCAAACACTGGTGTTGTCTTACCCGGTGATTCCTGCAATgttacaggtttttttttttgtgcatttTTGAattgagaatgagaatgagagtGGTGCTCTTCTTGTCTTGGTGTGtactttgtctttttttttttttttttatataattaaaatgtttcAGTGACGATGCAAGCCCAGAAAGAGGCACCTCTTGATATGCAATGCAAAGACAAGTTCCTTGTTCAGACTGTTATTGTCTCTGATGGTACTTCTTCCAAAGATGTCCTCGCCGaaatggtctctctctctctcttgctctcattctctttgttttgctttgcaCTCTCCGTTTTCTTAATGGTTCTTCTTCGTTGGTGCAGTTCACCAAGGAGGCCAGTAGAGTGATTGAGGAGTTCAAATTGCGGGTTGTTTACATCCCTGCTAATCCTCCTTCACCTGTCCCCGAAGGTTCTGAAGAAGGCAACTCTCCTAGGCCTTCCCTCAACGACTTCCCCTCTCATAATGCCTCTCTTTTTGATGACGTTTGTTTCCATTCCTttcatctatctatctatcatccTCCTCCTTTTAAGTTATATTTCTAATGCGTTTCTTGTTTGCCAGATGTCTAGAACGTTTGAACAAACTAATGAGAAATCTTCTGAGGTTACTACTTGTctcaatctttttcttctttcaccattatatatatatatataaaaataacaaaaaaaaaaaaaaactctttctctttctgtaAATGCTGACCATTGTATATTTTTGCCTCAGGCATGGTCCATGATTTCCAAATTGACCGAGGAGAAGACTAATGCTATCCAACAAAGTCAGCAGCTTCGACGGGAACTGGTTTAGCCTATCTCTCTAtctacttgtttttttttttttttttaattatttagcTGAATCTTCTTCATAAGAGGGAATTTGTGTATTTCATCAGGAAATGCTGAGGAGAGAATCAAGCAAGAAGCAGTCGGGCGGTCATTCCTTACTGTTTATGCTGCTCGTGGGTCTCCTTGGTTGCTTCTTTGGCTACATCTTGAACCGGACTTAAACCCCTATATATATGGGGTTATagcttcatcatcttttttaatCCATCATATCGTTGCAAAGTTCTAAAGAGAGTATTTTTTTGAccagattttttctttaaaaattgaggtgtttttatttatttattttttaa contains:
- the LOC104737759 gene encoding vesicle-associated protein 1-3 — translated: MTTGDLINIHPTELKFPFELKKQSSCSMQLTNKTTQCVAFKVKTTSPRKYCVRPNTGVVLPGDSCNVTVTMQAQKEAPLDMQCKDKFLVQTVIVSDGTSSKDVLAEMFTKEASRVIEEFKLRVVYIPANPPSPVPEGSEEGNSPRPSLNDFPSHNASLFDDMSRTFEQTNEKSSEAWSMISKLTEEKTNAIQQSQQLRRELEMLRRESSKKQSGGHSLLFMLLVGLLGCFFGYILNRT